A segment of the Candidatus Sumerlaea chitinivorans genome:
CCACGCGTGGCACGTGGCGTCGCGCTTCCTCCTCCGTCATCATCGCGTAAGAAATGATGATTAGCACGTCGCCGGGTTGGGCAAGCCGCGCAGCCGCCCCATTCATGCAAATGGTGCCGCTTCCTCGCTCCCCCTCGATCACGTACGTTTCCAGCCGCGCGCCATTATTGTTGTTCACTACCTGCACGCGCTCGTTCGGCAGCAGATCCGCAGCGTCCATGAGGTCGCGATCAATGGTGATCGAGCCAACATAGTTCAGGTTGGCTTCCGTCACCGTCGCGCGGTGGATTTTCGATTTCATCATGAATCGCCACATAGGTTGCCGCCTTTCGCCTGAGGTACATACACATGCCAGTCGGTTTTCAATCGCCCTGAGGCCGCCAAGCACCGCCCCAAGTGAGTCCGGGGCTCCTCTCCCCCCGCGGGAAGGCCGGTCTATTCGCCTGCACGCCAATAAGCGTGCGCGTTCACCGGCCTCGCTTCTCGGGCCCTAAATTCCCCTGCAAGAGAACTCCCAACTGGCGTTCAACAGATCTGCGTTCTTAAAG
Coding sequences within it:
- a CDS encoding Aspartate 1-decarboxylase produces the protein MWRFMMKSKIHRATVTEANLNYVGSITIDRDLMDAADLLPNERVQVVNNNNGARLETYVIEGERGSGTICMNGAAARLAQPGDVLIIISYAMMTEEEARRHVPRVVHVNAANRVVRVERVTEPAGVSFED